The Deltaproteobacteria bacterium genome contains the following window.
TTCCCGCACCAATGACGATTCCGTGAAGCGCGGCGGCGGCTGGGTGAATTTTTGTTCCGGCTTGAGGGTCTTCAGATTGAGGGTTTCATTTTCCAGGACCGGGGGCAGCGTTTTTTCATCCGAGCCGTTTTCCTCTTCCGCTTCCTCTTTCCGTTCCGAATAGAGGATCGAGTAACCCGGGAAAACAAGGGTCGAACCCTGGGCGCGGAACAGGCAGTGGGCGGCGTTGATGTCGATAACGGTCTGGGCTGAAATGACCGGGTTCATCTGGGAGGCGACGAAACGGTTCCAGATCAGTTGATACAGTTTGAACTGGTCCCTTGTCAGGTACTGCTGAATATCCTGTGGCCGGTGTTCCATGGAGGATGGCCGAATGGCTTCATGGGCATCCTGGGCCCGGTCGGAGGTTTTGAATATGCGGCCCTTTGCGGGCAGGTATTCCGGCGGGTGGTTTTCAGCGATAAAATCCCTGACCGCCTTCATGGCATCGTCGGAGATGCGGACGGAATCGGTACGCATGTAGGTTATGAGGCCGACAGATCCTTCTTTTCCCAGGTCGATTCCCTCATAGAGTTTTTGAGCCACGGTCATGGTTTTTTTTGCGGAAAAGCGGAACCAGCGCGATGCTTCCTGCTGGAGCTTGCTGGTCGTAAAAGGCGGTGGGGCCTGCCTTTTTACCTCTTTCTTTTGGATTTTCGCAACGACATACGGTGTGTTCTCAAGTATGTCCAGCAGGGCCCTGACCTCCTGCTCCTTTGAGAGTTTTGCTTTTTTGCCGTCAATTCTCATCAGGCGGGCTTCAAAGGTCTGGGGACCCTTCCCTGACAGAACGGCTGTCAGGTTCCAGTATTCCTCACTGATGAAAGCCCGGATCTTCGCTTCTCGATCACAGATGATCCTGACCGCGACGGACTGTACGCGACCGGCGCTCAGCCCCCGCTGCACCTTTTCCCACAGGATGGGACTGATCTGGTAGCCGACCAGGCGATCCAGAATTCTGCGCGTTTGCTGGGCCTCGTATTTGTTGAAGTCCAGTTCAGTTGGATTTGAAAGGGCGGCAAGGACCGTATTTTTGGTCAGGTCATTGAATAACACACGGTGGATCGGTTTTTTACCCAGCCCCACTTCTTCCGCAATATGCCAGGCGATGGCTTCCCCTTCCCGGTCCGGATCTGGAGCAAGATAAACCCTGTCGACTTTTCCCGATGCTTTCTTTATTTCGGACAGGGTCTTTTTTTTATTCTCCATGATCTGATAGGTGGGGGTGAAGCCTTTTTCGATATCGATTCCGAGAGCGCTTTTCGGAAGGTCCTTGACGTGACCGACCGACGCCATAACTTCATAATCAGCTCCCAAAAACTTTCTGATGGTTCTCACCTTCGCTGGTGATTCAACGACGATCAAGGATGAAGACATGATTACTCCCTCAGTTTATATTTCGATCCGGGCATCTTTTGTATATAGCCCTTCACTTCCAACATGGTCAATAGGCGCTGCACAGTTTGGCAAGCCAATCCGGTTGAGCCGATCAGTTCATCCACCTCTTTGGGGGAACCGCGCAACTGCGACCAAAGGGCCTTTTCGTCACCGGTCAGTTCAGGGCGAGGAGCCTCCGTCGGCAGGATCTTTCCGGTTTTTTCCGGCATCTCCTGTGAAACCGATGGATAGCGGCTTATCCTGTCCAGATGCGGTGCGATGACATCGAGAATATCATCGATCGTTTCGACGAGAATCGCCCCTTCTTTCAAGAGCTTATGCGGGCCTTTGGACCCTGGTGCGTCAATGGCGCCGGGAATGGCGAAAACCTCCCTGTTCTGTTCCAGGGCAAATTTTGCCGTAATCAGGGAACCGCTTCTTTCCCCCGCCTCCACCACGAGAACGCCCAGGGACATGCCGCTGATGATCCGGTTGCGAGCGGGAAAATGACTTTGGTGCGGCGGTGTTTTTGCCGGATATTCCGTCAGCAGCGCCCCCCGTTCCAGTATTCTCCGGCAGAGCGTCGAATTTTCCGGCGGGTAAATAATGTCCGGCCCGTTTCCAAGGACAGCTATGGTGCGGCCCAGGCCGGCCAGGGCTCCACGATGGGCGGCCGAATCGATTCCCCGTGCCATGCCGCTGACAACCGTGATGCCTTGCACCGCTAATTCACGGCAGAGTTTTTCCGTGATAAATGTCCCATAGACTGTGGCCAAACGGGATCCCACCACGGCAATGCATTTTTCATCTTCCTGCAGCACGCCCTTGGTGAAAAGCAGGGCAGGCGGATCGTATATATGTGGTAAAAGCGACGGGTAAAACGCATCCTGCCAACTTAGCAGGGAAATTTTTTCTCTATCGTAATACGCCAGTTCTTCTTCCAGTGCGGCCCAATCGTTGAAAGCGACAATCCTGCGGGCAATTATTTTGCCTATGCCGGGTATGGAACACAGTGTATCGAGGGAGGCTGAGAATACGCGTTGCGGCGTACCGAAAGCGGCAAGCAGTGTTCTGAGACCATGGATGCCCAGACCGCTGATCGTACGCAAAGCCAGCCAATACCGGCGCTGTTCCTGTTCCATCAGACTTTGCCCCCCGTAACGCCGTCTTTCCCGGAAGGTGGTAAATATCCTCTCTTTCCCGTGAGGTCAAGTCTTTTCACCGTGAAATCCGTTGATTTTGAATGGGCTTTGGTATAGACGTGCGATAGCAAAACGATTCTGGAACGGTCATGTATCAACTTTACAGACGAATTTTACTCTGTTTCCCCTTTATGTGGATCCTGTTCAGTCTTGACGCAATGATCCTGCATCACACGGCACAGGCCGCGAACCCTGAGTTGGGGAGAGAAGTGCCAGGCATTCGCCTCGCTCCCCCCGCACTGCTCCCTTCCCTCATCATATCGCAACGGGAGATTGATTTGGGTACGGTGGCCATGGGCCAGGAAAAGGAAGCCTCCTTTTCCATCAAGCATGTCGGAAGTGATTCCCTCTCCTGGTCGATATTCCCGCCGGATGGGTGGTTTCCTCTCGAACAACCTGAATTGGCCGGTATTTCAGTGGGAGGCGAGGAAACGGTGAGACTCCGAATGGCTGTCATTAAAAGAGATGAATATGTTACCTTAACAGGCACATCCAGGAATTTACCGGTACAGATGGTCCTTGAACACGGATCGAACCGGATGGTTTGTGTGCGAGACCTGCCTGTCGGTCATTACCGTGACACCATCAAGATCGAAGGCAAAGGGGGAATCCGGCGAACCCTTTTTGTAAAAATCAATGTCATTCCCGACATGAAAGACACCGCCATTGTCGTGAATCCCCTTCGCCTCGATTTTGGAACCGTCACAGTGGGGGAACCCGTGACCAGGAAACTCAGCCTGTACAATCAAAGCAACGAGAACGTAAAATGGCAGGTCGGCTTGGTCGAAGCAAAGGAGGGGGCATCAAATTTCACTCAGGACAGGTTCATCAGCTTTGCAAATGAAGACGTTGTAGGTAAGGGGGCCTATACCGTACCGGCCCGACTGGAAAAACAATTATCCTTGTGGGGGGGCTGGAAAGAACATCAGGGATTCCCATCGCCCAACGGCAAGAGTGTGCTGAAACTGGATTTCTATGGAGGCCCGCTTGCTCTTTATGTGAAAAATCTGAGTAAATCCGGTCAATTATCATTTTATATCGACAACAGCCTGATTAAGACTTACGAATTCAGTGACGCCGACGCAGATAATCAATTTCATGAAATTTCAATCTCTGAAAATCTGGTTGAGGGGCCGCACAATCTTACCGTGGCTCTAAACGGTAATGGAATTGCGATTGAGGGGATTAAACTGAAACGAAAAGATGTCCTCGAGGGGAAACGGGACTGGTTTGGAATATTTCCCGCGAGCGGTTTCATCTTAAGGGAAACGGATTACATTCACGTCACCCTCAATCCGGTACAGGCCACACACGGCATTTATACAAACACCATTCGCGTCTCATCCAACAACGGTGATTCCGATATTCCCGTATCTTACGAAATCATCGAGGAATTGCCGATCCAGAATATTGATATATACCGATACAACAAATCCCGCTATTATCTTTATATTTCAGATCAACCCAGGGAAGAAACGAGGCTGACCTCGAAGGGGTTTATGAAACAGGGCCTTGCCTTCACCCTGTTTCAACCGGGAACAATCGGCACGGTACCCTTCCATCGGTGGTACAATCCCAATACGATCAATCAGTATTTTTCGCATGATTACCACAAGGGAAGCTCCCTCCTGGGATATGTCTATGAGGGGGCCGTCGGCAATATTGCCACATCCCGCCTGACCCACACACGGGAACTGTACCGGTGGTATAATCCCAAAACGCGTCAGCACTTTTTTTCTCTGGATGCAAAAGGCGAAGGAATGACCAGGAGAGGGTACATGTTTGACGGAATTGCAGGTTATGTAAAGTAGTTCCAAAAAACCGGTTTATTATGCCTTGACAAAATACATCAAAGAAGCTATTAAACCCTGCCGTTTTGGTACGCATGAATATGAATATGAACACGCGCCAGTAGCTCAGCTGGATAGAGCAACGGACTTCTAATCCGTAGGTCCCGGGTTCGAATCCCTGCTGGCGTACCAGATCAGATGTGGTGGGTGTAGCTCAGCTGGTTAGAGTGCCGGGTTGTGGCCCCGGAGGTCGAGGGTTCAAGTCCCTTCACTCACCCCATATTCAGCTCTTTAGTAAAGGTAGGAAAAGCGCCCGTAGCTCAGTTGGATAGAGTCGCAGACTTCGAATCTGTTGGTCGTACGTTCAAGTCGTACCGGGCGCGCCATATATTTATTGGCAAAAAATATTTGTGGGCCCTTAGCTCAGCAGGTAGAGCAACTGACTCTTAATCAGTAGGTTGTCGGTTCGATCCCGACAGGGCTCACCAGAAATCAAGGGGTTAGGCGTCATGCCTGACCCCTTTTTGTCTGTTTGCCCCTTACTCTGGGGCTAACCTTTTTCTTTGACCTGTTGTGGAGAAAAAGATCGCATACGACTCGCATTGTCTTCCCATGAGCTGGACAGGGCCTTTTTTATTGACATACGACTGCGTTTTTCCTATACATTGCGCGAAAATGTAAATCATACCTTAAATCACGCCAATCTAAATCCATAAAACCCTTGGAGGGAGTATTATACGCATGGTTAAAACCCTGCCGTTGCGGCGTATCTCGGCGTTGCTTGTTTTCTTCGCGGGCCTTGCCCTGTGGGGCACGGAAAGTGACCTCCTCAAATTAATCGCCCGACAGGAACAGGTCCTTTTCGGCCGCTATTCCCAAGGTCACTTTTATGCCCTCGTTCTGATCACCCCCGTACTCTGGGGATTCGCCGCGGTTCTTTGGTCCCGTCTCTCCCTGCCCCGGGCCCTGTCCAACTTTCTCTTGACCTCTGTCTCAACGATTGTTTCTCTACTGCTCTTCATTTACCTTTCCAGCCTGCTCGCCGGGCCGGCACGCTATGTGGAATTTAACGCCGAAGAGGACGAACGGGCTCGGGAACTAAAACTGGCGGGTGTGCTACGGCATCGTCCCCCGAACGAACGCTATGAACTGACTTTCGTTGATCAACCCGAACAGGTCCGTTCCTATCCGAATCCCCCTCCGGGTTATGGCGCCGTGGACATCATTCTAACGACGGATGAACATGGCTTTCGTAACCCCGTACCCAGTGAAAACCATGACCTGGTTGTGGTCGGAGATTCCTTTGCCGTCGGATCCAATGTTTCGGACGACCAGGGGTGGGTTGAACTGTTGCGTCAACCGCGCAATCTCTCGGCCTACAATCTGGGTGTCTCCGGTTCAGGACCACGTACTTATTTGAATAATTTTGTCTATTACGGGCTGGATTTGGGGCCACGCCGCGCCTTGTTCATGATCTACGAGGGCAATGACTTCAAGCGCGGTGTTATCCTGCCGGCGCCTTCCCGTACCCGAAGCGTGGCCGATGGGGTGGCTGATTCAGCTCCCCCGCCGCCTTTACGAAAGCGGCTGGGCGATCATTTCAGTATCGCTTTCAAACGGTCCCCCATAACCGGGGGATTTCGGGAGCTGTCCCGCCGTGTGTTCGAACCGGTGAACGCAACCCGTCCGATTCCCGGCTATGAGAATAAGATGGGGTTCATGCCTGTACGCATAGACCTGCCCGACGGGGGAGCACACTACTACAGTTTTGAGCCAAAGCGTCTGATGAGATTGTATCACGATCCCGACGAATGGGAGACTTCGGATATCTGGCAGACAACGACGGCGATTCTCGACGAGTTTGCCCGGCGCAGTGAGGACCGGGGTATCGAGCCCCTGTTTGTCTATGCACCGAGCAAACCCCATGTGGTATTACCGCTCGTTATGGATCGCATTCCGGCGGAACAGCTATGGCATTTTGCACGGTACGCCCCACGTTCCCCGTCAGACCAGCCGGAACGTTTCAAGGAACTGATGTTTGAACGACTGGACGTCCAGGTCAATACTTTTAAAAGCTGGTGCAAATCAACGAAGCATCGTTGCCTCGACCTGACCCCGACATTGAACGAAGCCACCTCCAGGGGCGTTCAAACGTACTTTACCTATGATCAGCACTGGACGCCGGATGGCAATCGTATCGTAGCCGACGCCATTGAGGCCTTTCTCTTCTCCGCTGAAGACGGGCGGCAGCAGGCTGATGCCATTCGACAGGGCAACGGCAACCGCTTGCCGAGCCGTGATGCCACGGGACGCATTCCGCCCGCTCCCGAAGGGATTGAAGGGCATGATTTCCCCGGTGGTCTTTGATCTTTTCCTGACCATTTTGTGGCCGGTCAATCGCAATAGGTCGAGATTCAGGATAACCCCCTCGTTCGACACATTATTTCGCGTCAATCCCCTAGAGAGACGACTGAAATTTAGGCCGAGGGTTCCCGAAAAAATGAATTGCAGAGGATTACGCCTGACAGCTACGATGAGCCGGTCGGATGATTCAAAGGACAAGCAACAGCGGGTAATCTACTGTGGAAAGCGTGTGAGCCCCTGTGTATTCAGTCGATCCCGCATGACAATGTGATTGCCCGGAAACACCCAGAATGAGCATTTCTACGGAACCATCCCGCATGAAGCGGTGGAGAGCCGCTTCATGCGGGCCGTACAAAACAATTGTGGTGCTGTCGATAGCCACCGTATCCAATAACCTCTCTACTTCATCCAGCCATTCGGTTCCTTTTTCCTGATTATCGACGGTCAGCAAAACGGAAAGGGGCCACGTCCCTTTTTCAGAGAGCCAGACGGCAAGTTCGAGGCTTTTTTTCGCCTGATGGCCGCCGTCATAAGACAAGGCGATGCTTTCAATATCGATATAGTGATCCGGACAGCACAAAACAGTCTGTCGTTGCAGGGAAAACAACTGATCGATCGTCAAGTTGGAGGGGCGAGAGTGTTTGCCGAAAGGCAATATGGTCAAACGGTCCGGATCCTCAAAGGCTGAGGCCCATGACGCATGGCAGGACCTGCTTTGGCAGGATGGATTGTTTTGATCCGGCCAGGCTCTGCCGAGTTCTTCAAAAAGAGAATCATTTGCATGGCCAGTCATCGAGGAGGGTTGCCCGGCTGTAAGGGTTGAATCGATGCCGATGCCTTGAATCGGGATTTTCAGCCTGCTTCCAAAATACAGGGCATAGCGGTGGACCGGGTCGTCTCCTCTCTGTCCCCCCACGGGAATCTGGATCTGCTTGATCGTCATGGAAATATCAAAAAAACGGACCAGTCAGTTTTCTTTATCGAACCTGGCGAGCTTACTCAAGAGTTCGTCAATGCACTGCTTCTTCTCGGTAATGTCCTCCAGGTCCTCTATTTCAGACAAATCGCCGTTCATTTCATTTTTGGACAAAACCTTGCCGTTCGCATTGAAAGCGAGAAATTTCCCAACCAGCTTTCCGTTTTGGTAAGTAGCCCGATCCTTGATCTTGCCGTCCTGAAAAAATGCTTCGTATAAGCCGGTTCTTTTGTCATTCAGGAAAGAGCCTTTCTCTTTGATTTGACCGTTACGATAATACGACACGTAATCACCATGGAATTTCCCCGCCTTGAAGGATTCGCTTTCCTTTATCTGTCCGTTGCGATAATAGAGCAAATACGGCCCCTCCAGTTTTCCGTCCCTGTAGTACTCGATTTCCCGAACCTGACCGTTTTCGTAGAAGCACCTGTATTCGCCGTCAAGTATGTCCCTGTGTAAAGTTCCCTTTTCTCGTATTTCGCCGTCCCGGTAATACGACATTGCCTCGCCGTTCTTAAGGCCGTTTTTAAAAGACATCTTCACGAGAACCCGGCCGTTTCCGTAGTAGGAATAATAATCACCTTCCATTTTCCCGTTCAATGTGTGCATCTTCTCCCTGATCCGTCCCCGGTCGTCGTGGTAAATCTCTTCTTTGAGATGGACTTTTTTAATCACGGCCTTGTTTCTCTCCCTTGGCTTTGGTAAGCACATAACGTAATAACGTAAATTCTACACCCTCCTCGCCGGTTACGCCTGTTTTACGGTTCCGTCGGAGCGGTGGTCTCGAAAGATGCACCCCGGCAAACCGCCAAAATCAGTGCGCCGGCGGGATCGCGGCGCCCGTATTCCGTACCGGGTGATCGAAGCCCTTTTCATCACCCAGGATCAAGATCGTTGCCTGGTCAAGCCGGAGATATCGGGCAGCCAGGGCTTTGATTTCCAGCGGCTTAACCTTTTGGATGTTCTGTCGATACTGTATCAGAAATTCTTCAGGCAATCCCTCATATTCTGACATCATTTGCTGATGGGCAATTTGTTCCGCATTGGTGAAGGAAAAGAGAAAATTGTTTGTGATTGATCTCTGAGCCCACCTGACTTCTTCCGGTTTCAGTAGTGAACCGGCTACATCGGTGATAATGGACTTCATGGCATCCAAAACCCTCAGGGTTGTATCCGTTTTGGTCATGCTGTATGCTGAAAGCACACCGTATTCCGCTCTGGCGCTATAAAAACTG
Protein-coding sequences here:
- the topA gene encoding type I DNA topoisomerase, whose protein sequence is MSSSLIVVESPAKVRTIRKFLGADYEVMASVGHVKDLPKSALGIDIEKGFTPTYQIMENKKKTLSEIKKASGKVDRVYLAPDPDREGEAIAWHIAEEVGLGKKPIHRVLFNDLTKNTVLAALSNPTELDFNKYEAQQTRRILDRLVGYQISPILWEKVQRGLSAGRVQSVAVRIICDREAKIRAFISEEYWNLTAVLSGKGPQTFEARLMRIDGKKAKLSKEQEVRALLDILENTPYVVAKIQKKEVKRQAPPPFTTSKLQQEASRWFRFSAKKTMTVAQKLYEGIDLGKEGSVGLITYMRTDSVRISDDAMKAVRDFIAENHPPEYLPAKGRIFKTSDRAQDAHEAIRPSSMEHRPQDIQQYLTRDQFKLYQLIWNRFVASQMNPVISAQTVIDINAAHCLFRAQGSTLVFPGYSILYSERKEEAEEENGSDEKTLPPVLENETLNLKTLKPEQKFTQPPPRFTESSLVRELEENGIGRPSTYATILSTIQERNYVTLKEGKFHPTELGMLITDLLVKNFPRILDVEFTASLENQLDQIAEGKQRRLDALEGFYESFKVELDDAKTHMRNVKKEAEPTDQICEKCGKTMVKKWGKNGMFLACSGYPACRNTSDLDGSGKEALQATGILCNLCGRQMVVKWGRFGAFLGCSGYPECKNIVNYTVDEKGEIKVTLPTEGEEMICEKCGARMTEKRGKFGSFWGCSGYPACNHIVKIGRDGGSAKKGEPPEIAPDIVCPKCGKAMIIRSGRFGKFLGCSGYPACKTIVKMKKDTSSSKPTKTDP
- the dprA gene encoding DNA-protecting protein DprA, whose translation is MEQEQRRYWLALRTISGLGIHGLRTLLAAFGTPQRVFSASLDTLCSIPGIGKIIARRIVAFNDWAALEEELAYYDREKISLLSWQDAFYPSLLPHIYDPPALLFTKGVLQEDEKCIAVVGSRLATVYGTFITEKLCRELAVQGITVVSGMARGIDSAAHRGALAGLGRTIAVLGNGPDIIYPPENSTLCRRILERGALLTEYPAKTPPHQSHFPARNRIISGMSLGVLVVEAGERSGSLITAKFALEQNREVFAIPGAIDAPGSKGPHKLLKEGAILVETIDDILDVIAPHLDRISRYPSVSQEMPEKTGKILPTEAPRPELTGDEKALWSQLRGSPKEVDELIGSTGLACQTVQRLLTMLEVKGYIQKMPGSKYKLRE
- a CDS encoding universal stress protein, whose translation is MTIKQIQIPVGGQRGDDPVHRYALYFGSRLKIPIQGIGIDSTLTAGQPSSMTGHANDSLFEELGRAWPDQNNPSCQSRSCHASWASAFEDPDRLTILPFGKHSRPSNLTIDQLFSLQRQTVLCCPDHYIDIESIALSYDGGHQAKKSLELAVWLSEKGTWPLSVLLTVDNQEKGTEWLDEVERLLDTVAIDSTTIVLYGPHEAALHRFMRDGSVEMLILGVSGQSHCHAGSTEYTGAHTLSTVDYPLLLVL
- a CDS encoding toxin-antitoxin system YwqK family antitoxin, which codes for MIKKVHLKEEIYHDDRGRIREKMHTLNGKMEGDYYSYYGNGRVLVKMSFKNGLKNGEAMSYYRDGEIREKGTLHRDILDGEYRCFYENGQVREIEYYRDGKLEGPYLLYYRNGQIKESESFKAGKFHGDYVSYYRNGQIKEKGSFLNDKRTGLYEAFFQDGKIKDRATYQNGKLVGKFLAFNANGKVLSKNEMNGDLSEIEDLEDITEKKQCIDELLSKLARFDKEN